The following nucleotide sequence is from Verrucomicrobiia bacterium.
AATCTCGATCCCAACGCGGCAAACACGATCTCGGCGATCTGCACGAGGTTGAACCGCGAGTTATCGATCACCATGTCGGGAAGAAAGGGCTGGTGGGGATCGAGCACGAAAAAAGTGTCAATATAGTGCCGGCGTTGTTTCTCGCCTTCATCGACGACCTTCTCCGCCTCGCGCAACGACAGATCGCGGACGGTGGCGATGGTGTGCACCCGCCAGGCACGGGGCGCCACCAGGCGGACGTGCATGCCGTTGCGAAGATCCTGCGTTACGAGCGAACTTCCGCGGCCCACCAGGACCGCGTGCCCATGCACGGCCAGCGTGCGGATGACTTCCGCGAGTTTGCGCACGACCACGGCGTCGGCCACTTTGCGGTTGATGATATTGTCGAACAGCTCACTCATTTCGTCGCGGCGCTGGCCGTCCAGCATCTCGAGGATCGCGCGCTCGATGTGCAACTCCTCGGCAACCTTGTCGAGCAGTTCACGGTCGTAGGACACCCAGGGAATGGAAGGGCGGCAGCGTTCGTTCAGGAGTTCCACCAACTGCTGC
It contains:
- a CDS encoding cytidylate kinase-like family protein; translation: MTRISQGWVGSDVGARIAAHVHAWEKIKPLGNTRRLETYPFVAISREFGCEALPLAQQLVELLNERCRPSIPWVSYDRELLDKVAEELHIERAILEMLDGQRRDEMSELFDNIINRKVADAVVVRKLAEVIRTLAVHGHAVLVGRGSSLVTQDLRNGMHVRLVAPRAWRVHTIATVRDLSLREAEKVVDEGEKQRRHYIDTFFVLDPHQPFLPDMVIDNSRFNLVQIAEIVFAALGSRFGETLVSA